The following are encoded together in the Trichomycterus rosablanca isolate fTriRos1 chromosome 19, fTriRos1.hap1, whole genome shotgun sequence genome:
- the sdcbp2 gene encoding syntenin-2 isoform X1 yields MSLYPSLEDLKVDKVMRAQSQFAQSASTAPAITEGAYQPATPNMPSSSLYPNLEELGEYMGLRLNSDEVQRNLALVPAANNVSQVAVPSGAGGMVRPVTGADVGIRRAEIRPGLRELVLCKDQDGKVGLRLRDIDNGVFIQLVQANSPASLAGLRFGDQVLQINGQNCAGWSTDKAHKVLKAAPEQRIELVVRDRPFQRTITMHKDSSGHVGFIYKSGRITDIVKDSSAARNGLLTEHYVCEINGQNVIGLKDPQIRDILTSSPTTMTITIMPKIIYEHMIKRMASGVLRSLMDHSVPEV; encoded by the exons aTGTCTCTTTATCCATCTCTGGAGGACCTGAAAGTGGACAAGGTCATGAGG GCACAGTCCCAATTTGCCCAGTCTGCCTCTACTGCTCCTGCAATTACTGAGGGCGCCTACCAGCCTGCCACGCCAAACATGCCAAGCTCAA gtCTGTACCCAAACTTGGAGGAGTTAGGAGAGTACATGGGCCTGCGCCTCAACAGTGATGAGGTGCAGAGGAACTTGGCACTTGTCCCAGCTGCAAATAACGTAAGT CAGGTGGCAGTGCCATCCGGTGCTGGGGGCATGGTGCGCCCAGTAACAGGTGCTGACGTGGGCATCAGAAGGGCTGAAATTCGCCCAGGTCTTAGGGAGCTCGTACTCTGTAAGGACCAAGATGGCAAGGTCGGCTTGCGGCTGAGAGACATAGATAAT GGTGTGTTCATTCAGCTGGTGCAGGCCAACTCGCCCGCTTCTCTGGCTGGTCTGCGTTTTGGAGATCAGGTGCTGCAGATCAACGGGCAGAACTGTGCTGGATGGAGCACAGATAAAGCCCATAAAGTTCTGAAGGCCGCACCTGAACAACGTATTGAGCTTGTGGTTCGTGACAG ACCCTTCCAGCGCACAATCACCATGCACAAAGACAGCTCTGGCCACGTTGGCTTCATCTACAAGTCTGGCCGTATCACCGATATTGTGAAGGATAGCTCTGCTGCCCGCAATGGCCTCCTCACCGAGCACTACGTCTGTGAGATCAATGGGCAAAACGTCATCGGTCTTAAG GACCCTCAGATCAGAGACATTCTGACATCATCTCCCACTACCATGACCATCACCATTATGCCCAAGATCATCTACGAGCACATGATCAAAAG GATGGCCAGTGGCGTGCTGAGGTCTCTTATGGACCACTCCGTGCCTGAGGTTTAG
- the sdcbp2 gene encoding syntenin-2 isoform X3, whose amino-acid sequence MSLYPSLEDLKVDKVMRAQSQFAQSASTAPAITEGAYQPATPNMPSSSLYPNLEELGEYMGLRLNSDEVQRNLALVPAANNVAVPSGAGGMVRPVTGADVGIRRAEIRPGLRELVLCKDQDGKVGLRLRDIDNGVFIQLVQANSPASLAGLRFGDQVLQINGQNCAGWSTDKAHKVLKAAPEQRIELVVRDRPFQRTITMHKDSSGHVGFIYKSGRITDIVKDSSAARNGLLTEHYVCEINGQNVIGLKDPQIRDILTSSPTTMTITIMPKIIYEHMIKRMASGVLRSLMDHSVPEV is encoded by the exons aTGTCTCTTTATCCATCTCTGGAGGACCTGAAAGTGGACAAGGTCATGAGG GCACAGTCCCAATTTGCCCAGTCTGCCTCTACTGCTCCTGCAATTACTGAGGGCGCCTACCAGCCTGCCACGCCAAACATGCCAAGCTCAA gtCTGTACCCAAACTTGGAGGAGTTAGGAGAGTACATGGGCCTGCGCCTCAACAGTGATGAGGTGCAGAGGAACTTGGCACTTGTCCCAGCTGCAAATAAC GTGGCAGTGCCATCCGGTGCTGGGGGCATGGTGCGCCCAGTAACAGGTGCTGACGTGGGCATCAGAAGGGCTGAAATTCGCCCAGGTCTTAGGGAGCTCGTACTCTGTAAGGACCAAGATGGCAAGGTCGGCTTGCGGCTGAGAGACATAGATAAT GGTGTGTTCATTCAGCTGGTGCAGGCCAACTCGCCCGCTTCTCTGGCTGGTCTGCGTTTTGGAGATCAGGTGCTGCAGATCAACGGGCAGAACTGTGCTGGATGGAGCACAGATAAAGCCCATAAAGTTCTGAAGGCCGCACCTGAACAACGTATTGAGCTTGTGGTTCGTGACAG ACCCTTCCAGCGCACAATCACCATGCACAAAGACAGCTCTGGCCACGTTGGCTTCATCTACAAGTCTGGCCGTATCACCGATATTGTGAAGGATAGCTCTGCTGCCCGCAATGGCCTCCTCACCGAGCACTACGTCTGTGAGATCAATGGGCAAAACGTCATCGGTCTTAAG GACCCTCAGATCAGAGACATTCTGACATCATCTCCCACTACCATGACCATCACCATTATGCCCAAGATCATCTACGAGCACATGATCAAAAG GATGGCCAGTGGCGTGCTGAGGTCTCTTATGGACCACTCCGTGCCTGAGGTTTAG
- the sdcbp2 gene encoding syntenin-2 isoform X2, with protein MSLYPSLEDLKVDKVMRAQSQFAQSASTAPAITEGAYQPATPNMPSSSLYPNLEELGEYMGLRLNSDEVQRNLALVPAANNQVAVPSGAGGMVRPVTGADVGIRRAEIRPGLRELVLCKDQDGKVGLRLRDIDNGVFIQLVQANSPASLAGLRFGDQVLQINGQNCAGWSTDKAHKVLKAAPEQRIELVVRDRPFQRTITMHKDSSGHVGFIYKSGRITDIVKDSSAARNGLLTEHYVCEINGQNVIGLKDPQIRDILTSSPTTMTITIMPKIIYEHMIKRMASGVLRSLMDHSVPEV; from the exons aTGTCTCTTTATCCATCTCTGGAGGACCTGAAAGTGGACAAGGTCATGAGG GCACAGTCCCAATTTGCCCAGTCTGCCTCTACTGCTCCTGCAATTACTGAGGGCGCCTACCAGCCTGCCACGCCAAACATGCCAAGCTCAA gtCTGTACCCAAACTTGGAGGAGTTAGGAGAGTACATGGGCCTGCGCCTCAACAGTGATGAGGTGCAGAGGAACTTGGCACTTGTCCCAGCTGCAAATAAC CAGGTGGCAGTGCCATCCGGTGCTGGGGGCATGGTGCGCCCAGTAACAGGTGCTGACGTGGGCATCAGAAGGGCTGAAATTCGCCCAGGTCTTAGGGAGCTCGTACTCTGTAAGGACCAAGATGGCAAGGTCGGCTTGCGGCTGAGAGACATAGATAAT GGTGTGTTCATTCAGCTGGTGCAGGCCAACTCGCCCGCTTCTCTGGCTGGTCTGCGTTTTGGAGATCAGGTGCTGCAGATCAACGGGCAGAACTGTGCTGGATGGAGCACAGATAAAGCCCATAAAGTTCTGAAGGCCGCACCTGAACAACGTATTGAGCTTGTGGTTCGTGACAG ACCCTTCCAGCGCACAATCACCATGCACAAAGACAGCTCTGGCCACGTTGGCTTCATCTACAAGTCTGGCCGTATCACCGATATTGTGAAGGATAGCTCTGCTGCCCGCAATGGCCTCCTCACCGAGCACTACGTCTGTGAGATCAATGGGCAAAACGTCATCGGTCTTAAG GACCCTCAGATCAGAGACATTCTGACATCATCTCCCACTACCATGACCATCACCATTATGCCCAAGATCATCTACGAGCACATGATCAAAAG GATGGCCAGTGGCGTGCTGAGGTCTCTTATGGACCACTCCGTGCCTGAGGTTTAG